From a single Brassica napus cultivar Da-Ae chromosome C9, Da-Ae, whole genome shotgun sequence genomic region:
- the LOC106431287 gene encoding protein phosphatase 1 regulatory inhibitor subunit PPP1R7 homolog produces MSNEKEEQPSMEIDDSDNVVDLTSCQLHTLDAIELRPTLIELDLTANRLSELDSRIAQLSALKKLYLRQNLIDDSAVEPLSRWDALSDLEELILRDNKLAKVPDTAIFSKLLVFDVSFNEITSLQGLSKASSTLKELYVSKNEVNKIMEIEHLHDLQILELGSNRLRVMENMENFTKLDELWLGRNRIKVVNLCGLTCIKKISLQSNRLTSMKGFEECVALEELYLSHNGISKMEGLSALVNLRVLDVSNNKLTSVVDIQTLTKLEDLWLNDNQIESLEAITEAVTGSKEKLTTIYLENNPCAKSSDYVAVLRQIFPNVEQIDSNLFA; encoded by the exons ATGAGCAATGAAAAGGAAGAGCAACCATCAATGGAGATCGACGATTCGGACAATGTTGTCGATCTCACTAGCTGCCAGCTCCACACTCTCGATGCGATCGAGTTACGACCGACTCTAATTGAGCTGGACCTTACGGCGAACCGTTTATCGGAATTAGATTCGAGAATCGCTCAGCTCTCTGCGCTCAAGAAGCTTTATCTTCGCCAAAACCTAATCGACGATTCCGCCGTCGAGCCTTTGTCTCGCTGGGACGCCTTGTCCGATCTCGAG GAGCTGATTCTCAGAGATAACAAACTAGCAAAGGTTCCAGATACTGCCATATTCTCAAAGCTTTTGGTTTTTGACGTATCTTTCAATGAGATCACTTCGCTGCAAGGGTTATCAAAGGCCTCTAGCACGCTCAAGGAGCTCTACGTTTCTAAGAACGAAGTTAACAAGATTATGGAGATTGAACACTTGCACGACTTGCAGATTCTTGAACTCGGTTCTAATAGATTacgg GTAATGGAGAATATGGAGAACTTCACTAAATTAGATGAACTATGGCTTGGAAGAAACCGTATCAAAGTTGTGAACCTGTGTGGGCTCACATGTATTAAGAAGATTAGCTTGCAGAGCAATCGATTGACCTCTATGAAAGGATTTGAG GAGTGTGTTGCTCTTGAAGAATTGTATTTGAGCCATAATGGTATCTCCAAAATGGAAGGCTTGAGTGCATTGGTTAACCTACGGGTGTTGGACGTCTCGAACAACAAGCTCACATCCGTTGTTGATATTCAGACCCTCACAAA GTTGGAAGATTTATGGCTTAATGACAACCAGATAGAATCACTTGAAGCAATCACAGAAGCTGTTACAGGCTCTAAAGAGAAACTCACCACTATCTACCTCGAAAATAACCCCTGT GCCAAGTCTTCTGATTACGTTGCTGTGCTGAGACAAATCTTCCCAAATGTGGAGCAAATAGATTCTAACTTATTTGCTTGA
- the LOC106431326 gene encoding probable glycosyltransferase At3g07620, which produces MEIRSELRKVSRSGKPTWAVLVATLALTHILLLLSYGRYLLPDGRRLKLPNEHNALMTPSQNALLRNTLAVNVSAAPTGFLENNGSGLRNETEDDEGFVEIVDFESFEDVNDSVIVKEVAGNNESDSLFPLEKNVMQNQVQNVSLQSHQNSVLSGGSSIAAPILENSSLIVTKKVSKKKKKMRCDLPPKTVTTIDEMNRILTRHRRSSRAMRPRWSSRRDEEMLAARKEIENAPVVTIDRELYPPIFRNVSMFKRSYELMERLLKVYVYKEGSRPIFHTPILKGLYASEGWFMKLMEGNKRYTVKDPRRAHLYYMPFGARMLEYTLYVRNSHNRTNLRQFLKEYTEHISSKYPFFNRTGGADHFLVACHDWAPYETRHHMEHCIKALCNADVTAGFKIGRDISLPETYVRAAKNPLRDLGGKPPSQRRILAFYAGSMHGYLRTILLQHWKDKDPDMRIYGRMPLGVASKMNYIDQMKSSKYCLCPKGYEVNSPRVVESIFYECVPVIISDNFVPPFFEVLDWSAFSVIVAEKDIPRLKEILMSIPEEKYVKMQMAVRKAQRHFLWHAEPERYDLFHMVLHSIWYNRVFQVKRR; this is translated from the exons ATGGAGATTAGATCTGAGCTCCGAAAAGTTTCCCGAAGTGGAAAACCGACATGGGCAGTTCTGGTCGCGACTCTGGCTCTTACCCATATCCTGTTGTTACTTTCATATGGAAGATATCTGTTGCCTGATGGCCGAAGACTCAAACTTCCCAATGAGCACAATGCGTTGATGACTCCATCACAAAACGCTCTTCTTAGGAACACACTTGCGGTTAACGTCTCTGCGGCTCCTACAGGGTTCTTGGAGAATAATGGCTCTGGTCTAAGGAATGAGACAGAGGATGATGAAGGGTTTGTTGAAATTGTTGATTTTGAGAGCTTTGAAGATGTGAATGATAGTGTCATCGTCAAAGAAGTGGCTGGAAACAATGAAAGTGACAGTCTTTTTCCGTTAGAGAAAAATGTGATGCAAAATCAGGTGCAAAATGTGTCTTTGCAAAGTCATCAGAACTCTGTTTTGAGTGGAGGCTCCTCCATAGCTGCTCCTATTCTGGAAAATAGTTCTTTGATTGTTACTAAGAAAgtgagtaagaagaagaagaagatgcggtGTGATCTTCCACCAAAAACTGTGACCACAATAGATGAGATGAATCGGATTTTAACAAGGCACCGTAGATCCTCACGCGCAATG CGACCGCGTTGGTCTTCTAGGAGAGATGAGGAGATGCTGGCTGCAAGAAAGGAGATAGAGAATGCTCCTGTTGTAACAATTGATCGAGAACTCTACCCTCCAATATTCCGTAATGTTTCCATGTTTAAGAG GAGTTACGAACTTATGGAACGGCTACTCAAGGTTTATGTATATAAAGAAGGAAGCCGCCCCATTTTCCATACTCCAATACTCAAGGGGTTGTATGCATCAGAGGGATGGTTCATGAAGTTGATGGAAGGAAACAAGCGTTACACTGTAAAGGATCCAAGAAGGGCTCACTTGTACTATATGCCATTTGGTGCACGGATGCTAGAATACACGCTTTATGTGCGTAACTCTCACAACCGAACCAACTTACGCCAGTTTCTTAAGGAATACACTGAGCACATCAGTTCCAAGTACCCTTTCTTCAACAGAACCGGTGGAGCTGATCATTTTCTTGTCGCCTGTCATGATTGG GCACCATATGAGACGAGGCACCACATGGAGCATTGCATTAAAGCTCTATGCAATGCAGACGTAACCGCAGGCTTCAAGATAGGAAGAGACATCTCACTCCCTGAAACATATGTCCGAGCCGCCAAAAACCCGCTTCGTGATTTAGGTGGAAAACCTCCCTCGCAGAGGCGGATCCTAGCTTTCTATGCCGGAAGCATGCACGGTTACTTACGCACCATCCTACTCCAGCACTGGAAAGACAAAGACCCGGACATGAGAATCTACGGTCGAATGCCGCTCGGTGTGGCGAGCAAGATGAACTACATAGACCAGATGAAAAGCAGCAAGTACTGCCTTTGTCCTAAAGGTTACGAGGTCAACAGTCCGAGAGTGGTTGAATCTATATTCTACGAGTGTGTCCCTGTGATTATATCAGACAACTTTGTTCCGCCTTTCTTCGAGGTTCTTGATTGGAGCGCCTTCTCGGTCATTGTTGCGGAGAAAGACATCCCGAGGTTGAAAGAGATTTTGATGTCTATACCGGAAGAGAAGTACGTAAAGATGCAAATGGCGGTGAGGAAGGCGCAAAGGCATTTTCTGTGGCATGCTGAACCGGAGAGATATGATCTGTTTCATATGGTGTTGCATTCTATTTGGTATAACAGAGTGTTCCAAGTAAAACGTAGATGA
- the LOC106431296 gene encoding transcription repressor OFP8-like → MEKRMRLRVPRIVRSSLSSCRPRDLHDVVDTSAVASQTTSSDRFFLTEPKAKTPRLDRHKPKPNTFSAFPPNPFYEGSRSFRDSKKNIKTRRKQRSSQFGSDSLLASRFKSSGSWCWSCSEDEEEESDDRDTLFSSRSFSSESSKGESFAVVKKSEDPYEDFRTSMVEMIVERQIFAAAELQKLLQCFLSLNSLQHHSVIVQVFLEIYATLFSP, encoded by the coding sequence ATGGAGAAAAGAATGAGGCTCAGGGTTCCAAGAATAGTCCGGTCATCTCTAAGCTCTTGCCGACCACGAGACCTACACGACGTGGTCGACACTTCTGCTGTTGCTAGCCAAACAACGTCTTCCGACAGATTCTTCCTTACCGAACCTAAAGCCAAGACTCCACGCCTGGACCGTCACAAACCTAAGCCTAACACGTTCTCTGCGTTCCCACCAAACCCTTTCTACGAAGGAAGCCGTTCGTTTAGAGACTCAAAGAAGAACATCAAGACAAGGAGGAAGCAAAGATCATCTCAGTTCGGTTCTGATTCTCTCCTCGCCTCTCGTTTTAAGTCAAGTGGGTCGTGGTGCTGGTCTTGCAGcgaggacgaagaagaagagagtgatgATAGAGATACACTCTTTTCTTCTAGAAGCTTCTCCTCGGAGTCTTCCAAGGGGGAGAGTTTTGCGGTGGTGAAGAAGTCGGAGGATCCGTATGAGGATTTTAGGACGTCGATGGTGGAGATGATTGTTGAGAGACAGATATTTGCAGCGGCTGAGTTACAAAAGCTTCTTCagtgttttctttctttaaactCTCTTCAACACCACAGCGtcatagttcaagtgtttttgGAAATTTATGCCACTTTGTTCTCTCCCTAA
- the LOC106431323 gene encoding protein NRT1/ PTR FAMILY 7.1 isoform X2 — MAAMDPRKNGYAAPLNERDEDIEVGEVVEVQDNQSVASLKSNDSDLKKKTNDDDTKEKGGWTNALILLGNQGLATLAFFGVGVNLVLFLTRVMGQGNAEAANNVSKWTGTVYMFSLVGAFLSDSYWGRYLTCTIFQIIFVLGVSLLSFTSWFFLIKPKGCGDGNFTCDPPSSLGVGIFYLSVYLVAFGYGGHQPTLATFGADQFGENDKTSKAAFFSYFYFALNVGSLFSNTILVYFEDKGLWTLGFLVSLGAAIIALAAFLGPTKRYRYVKPCGNPLPRVAQVFVATVRKWSVVRPANHQELYEVEGPESAIKGSRKIFHSSKFLFLDRAAVITDDDRSGTRNNAWRLCSVTQVEEAKCVMKMLPIWLCTIIYSVIFTQMASLFVEQGDVMNASIGKFHIPAASMSVFDICSVLISTGIYRHVIFPYVRPTELMRMGIGLIIGIMAMVAAGLTEIQRLRRIVPGQAESELTILWQIPQYVLVGASEVFMYVGQLEFFNGQSPDGLKNLGSSLCMASMALGNYVSSMMVNIVMAITARGKSHGWIPEDLNEGHMDRFYFLIAVLAAIDFVFYLVFAKWYQPISHDEDSIKGTGVKRKAISELDQV; from the exons ATGGCCGCTATGGATCCGAGAAAAAATGGTTACGCTGCTCCGCTAAAT GAGAGAGATGAAGATATTGAAGTTGGTGAGGTGGTAGAGGTTCAAGATAACCAAAGTGTGGCATCTCTCAAGTCCAACGATTCTGACCTTAAGAAGAAGACTAATGATGATGATACAAAGGAGAAAGGTGGCTGGACTAACGCACTCATTTTGCTAG GAAATCAAGGACTAGCGACACTAGCCTTCTTTGGTGTGGGAGTGAACCTTGTACTCTTCCTAACGCGTGTTATGGGACAAGGCAATGCAGAAGCTGCAAACAATGTAAGCAAGTGGACAGGAACAGTATACATGTTTTCACTTGTGGGTGCATTTCTCAGCGACTCTTATTGGGGTCGTTACTTGACATGCACTATCTTCCAAATCATCTTCGTCCTTGGTGTGAGCCTCCTCTCTTTCACTTCTTGGTTTTTCTTGATCAAACCTAAAGGTTGTGGCGATGGAAACTTTACATGCGACCCTCCGTCTTCTCTCGGCGTTGGCATCTTTTATTTATCCGTTTATCTCGTAGCGTTTGGATACGGTGGTCACCAGCCAACGCTGGCTACTTTCGGTGCAGACCAGTTTGGTGAAAATGATAAAACCTCCAAAGCTGCGTTTTTCAGCTACTTCTACTTTGCACTCAACGTTGGATCTCTCTTTTCGAACACAATCCTTGTTTACTTTGAGGATAAAGGGTTGTGGACTTTAGGGTTTTTGGTGTCACTAGGCGCTGCCATTATCGCATTGGCAGCCTTTCTCGGCCCTACAAAACGTTATCGTTACGTCAAGCCTTGTGGGAACCCTTTACCACGCGTGGCGCAGGTGTTCGTGGCTACTGTTCGGAAGTGGAGTGTTGTTAGGCCTGCAAACCACCAGGAGTTGTATGAAGTTGAAGGTCCTGAATCTGCCATTAAAGGAAGTAGAAAGATATTTCACAGTTCCAAGTTTCTCTTCTTGGATAGAGCAGCAGTTATAACAGATGATGACAG GAGCGGGACAAGGAACAACGCATGGAGGTTATGCAGTGTAACACAAGTAGAAGAAGCAAAATGTGTGATGAAGATGCTCCCAATATGGCTTTGCACTATAATCTACTCAGTGATCTTCACACAAATGGCATCATTGTTCGTTGAGCAAGGTGACGTGATGAATGCATCCATCGGAAAATTCCACATCCCCGCGGCTAGCATGTCAGTCTTCGACATATGCAGCGTCCTAATATCAACAGGAATCTACCGCCACGTTATATTCCCATACGTGAGACCCACGGAACTTATGCGCATGGGTATAGGTCTAATCATAGGGATAATGGCAATGGTGGCCGCAGGATTAACAGAGATCCAACGGCTAAGAAGAATCGTCCCTGGTCAAGCGGAGAGTGAGCTCACCATTCTATGGCAAATTCCACAGTACGTTCTTGTGGGAGCGAGTGAGGTGTTCATGTACGTTGGACAGTTAGAGTTCTTCAACGGACAGTCACCAGATGGTTTAAAGAACTTGGGAAGCTCGTTGTGCATGGCTTCTATGGCGTTAGGTAACTACGTGAGTAGTATGATGGTGAATATTGTTATGGCTATAACCGCGAGAGGGAAGAGCCATGGGTGGATACCTGAGGATCTAAATGAAGGTCATATGGATCGGTTTTATTTTCTGATTGCGGTATTAGCTGCCATTGACTTCGTGTTTTATTTGGTGTTTGCGAAGTGGTACCAACCCATAAGCCATGATGAAGATAGCATCAAGGGAACTGGTGTGAAGAGGAAGGCTATCTCAGAGTTGGACCAAGTATaa
- the LOC106431323 gene encoding protein NRT1/ PTR FAMILY 7.1 isoform X1, with translation MAAMDPRKNGYAAPLNEQERDEDIEVGEVVEVQDNQSVASLKSNDSDLKKKTNDDDTKEKGGWTNALILLGNQGLATLAFFGVGVNLVLFLTRVMGQGNAEAANNVSKWTGTVYMFSLVGAFLSDSYWGRYLTCTIFQIIFVLGVSLLSFTSWFFLIKPKGCGDGNFTCDPPSSLGVGIFYLSVYLVAFGYGGHQPTLATFGADQFGENDKTSKAAFFSYFYFALNVGSLFSNTILVYFEDKGLWTLGFLVSLGAAIIALAAFLGPTKRYRYVKPCGNPLPRVAQVFVATVRKWSVVRPANHQELYEVEGPESAIKGSRKIFHSSKFLFLDRAAVITDDDRSGTRNNAWRLCSVTQVEEAKCVMKMLPIWLCTIIYSVIFTQMASLFVEQGDVMNASIGKFHIPAASMSVFDICSVLISTGIYRHVIFPYVRPTELMRMGIGLIIGIMAMVAAGLTEIQRLRRIVPGQAESELTILWQIPQYVLVGASEVFMYVGQLEFFNGQSPDGLKNLGSSLCMASMALGNYVSSMMVNIVMAITARGKSHGWIPEDLNEGHMDRFYFLIAVLAAIDFVFYLVFAKWYQPISHDEDSIKGTGVKRKAISELDQV, from the exons ATGGCCGCTATGGATCCGAGAAAAAATGGTTACGCTGCTCCGCTAAAT GAGCAGGAGAGAGATGAAGATATTGAAGTTGGTGAGGTGGTAGAGGTTCAAGATAACCAAAGTGTGGCATCTCTCAAGTCCAACGATTCTGACCTTAAGAAGAAGACTAATGATGATGATACAAAGGAGAAAGGTGGCTGGACTAACGCACTCATTTTGCTAG GAAATCAAGGACTAGCGACACTAGCCTTCTTTGGTGTGGGAGTGAACCTTGTACTCTTCCTAACGCGTGTTATGGGACAAGGCAATGCAGAAGCTGCAAACAATGTAAGCAAGTGGACAGGAACAGTATACATGTTTTCACTTGTGGGTGCATTTCTCAGCGACTCTTATTGGGGTCGTTACTTGACATGCACTATCTTCCAAATCATCTTCGTCCTTGGTGTGAGCCTCCTCTCTTTCACTTCTTGGTTTTTCTTGATCAAACCTAAAGGTTGTGGCGATGGAAACTTTACATGCGACCCTCCGTCTTCTCTCGGCGTTGGCATCTTTTATTTATCCGTTTATCTCGTAGCGTTTGGATACGGTGGTCACCAGCCAACGCTGGCTACTTTCGGTGCAGACCAGTTTGGTGAAAATGATAAAACCTCCAAAGCTGCGTTTTTCAGCTACTTCTACTTTGCACTCAACGTTGGATCTCTCTTTTCGAACACAATCCTTGTTTACTTTGAGGATAAAGGGTTGTGGACTTTAGGGTTTTTGGTGTCACTAGGCGCTGCCATTATCGCATTGGCAGCCTTTCTCGGCCCTACAAAACGTTATCGTTACGTCAAGCCTTGTGGGAACCCTTTACCACGCGTGGCGCAGGTGTTCGTGGCTACTGTTCGGAAGTGGAGTGTTGTTAGGCCTGCAAACCACCAGGAGTTGTATGAAGTTGAAGGTCCTGAATCTGCCATTAAAGGAAGTAGAAAGATATTTCACAGTTCCAAGTTTCTCTTCTTGGATAGAGCAGCAGTTATAACAGATGATGACAG GAGCGGGACAAGGAACAACGCATGGAGGTTATGCAGTGTAACACAAGTAGAAGAAGCAAAATGTGTGATGAAGATGCTCCCAATATGGCTTTGCACTATAATCTACTCAGTGATCTTCACACAAATGGCATCATTGTTCGTTGAGCAAGGTGACGTGATGAATGCATCCATCGGAAAATTCCACATCCCCGCGGCTAGCATGTCAGTCTTCGACATATGCAGCGTCCTAATATCAACAGGAATCTACCGCCACGTTATATTCCCATACGTGAGACCCACGGAACTTATGCGCATGGGTATAGGTCTAATCATAGGGATAATGGCAATGGTGGCCGCAGGATTAACAGAGATCCAACGGCTAAGAAGAATCGTCCCTGGTCAAGCGGAGAGTGAGCTCACCATTCTATGGCAAATTCCACAGTACGTTCTTGTGGGAGCGAGTGAGGTGTTCATGTACGTTGGACAGTTAGAGTTCTTCAACGGACAGTCACCAGATGGTTTAAAGAACTTGGGAAGCTCGTTGTGCATGGCTTCTATGGCGTTAGGTAACTACGTGAGTAGTATGATGGTGAATATTGTTATGGCTATAACCGCGAGAGGGAAGAGCCATGGGTGGATACCTGAGGATCTAAATGAAGGTCATATGGATCGGTTTTATTTTCTGATTGCGGTATTAGCTGCCATTGACTTCGTGTTTTATTTGGTGTTTGCGAAGTGGTACCAACCCATAAGCCATGATGAAGATAGCATCAAGGGAACTGGTGTGAAGAGGAAGGCTATCTCAGAGTTGGACCAAGTATaa